The following coding sequences are from one Segnochrobactrum spirostomi window:
- a CDS encoding sugar ABC transporter ATP-binding protein has protein sequence MAYLEAKNLGHEFTGVTALNNVDIALELGRVHILAGENGAGKSTLVKLLTGAYAPSRGTLSIDGRDPATDADLFRTIAYVPQELSLFPHMSVAENLFLPYSRTGHGGALFHRRKLEVEAQDYLDRFGIRARPTDLVRTISVPDQQLLQIARASTNKDMKVLFLDEPTSSLTPTEVERVFKVIGGFRDAGLAIVFISHKMDEVFAIGDDYTVLRNGEKVAAGRICDTDVDGLIQAMSGEILRLGTTFHPEAELDRSGGPILEVNALTGRQFSNASFKLERGEILGFAGLVGAGRSELMQTIFGFRKATSGSVHFCGEPLRLGDPAISVKAGMIYLSEERKHHGIFAKMSLRDNIGMAIYDQTSGFSISARKEKAAVADVIAAYGIKTSSSAKEIRHLSGGNQQKAIIGRAMARRPKLIIFDEPTKGIDVRTKTEIYRIMKTLAEDGIGIILISSEMAELRKCATRIIAMHSGVISGEFITATTDNETLVGAIFGAKGHKNVA, from the coding sequence ATGGCCTATCTGGAGGCCAAGAATCTTGGCCATGAATTTACGGGCGTCACCGCCCTCAACAATGTCGACATCGCCCTTGAACTGGGGCGGGTCCATATTCTCGCCGGCGAAAACGGGGCTGGGAAGTCCACCCTCGTCAAGCTTCTGACGGGGGCCTATGCGCCGAGCCGCGGAACACTCTCCATCGATGGGCGCGATCCGGCCACCGATGCCGATCTCTTTCGCACCATCGCCTATGTGCCGCAGGAACTCAGCCTGTTCCCGCATATGAGCGTCGCCGAGAACCTCTTCCTTCCTTATAGCCGGACCGGCCATGGCGGCGCTCTGTTTCATCGGCGGAAGCTCGAAGTCGAGGCCCAGGATTATCTGGATCGCTTCGGGATCCGCGCCAGGCCAACCGACCTCGTCCGCACCATATCCGTACCCGACCAGCAATTGCTACAGATCGCACGCGCGTCGACTAATAAGGACATGAAGGTCCTCTTTCTCGATGAGCCGACGTCGTCTCTTACGCCGACGGAAGTCGAGCGTGTGTTCAAGGTTATCGGCGGCTTTCGCGACGCCGGGCTTGCGATCGTCTTCATTTCGCACAAGATGGACGAGGTCTTTGCGATCGGGGACGATTACACGGTCCTGCGCAATGGCGAGAAGGTCGCCGCTGGGCGAATCTGCGATACCGACGTCGACGGCTTGATCCAGGCGATGTCCGGCGAGATCCTACGGCTGGGCACCACGTTTCACCCAGAGGCCGAGCTCGACCGATCGGGCGGACCGATCCTCGAGGTCAATGCTCTCACCGGCCGCCAATTCAGCAATGCCAGTTTCAAGCTGGAGCGCGGTGAAATCCTCGGTTTTGCCGGGCTCGTCGGCGCCGGCCGATCTGAACTGATGCAGACTATTTTCGGTTTCCGAAAGGCTACGTCCGGATCGGTGCATTTCTGTGGTGAACCGCTGCGGCTGGGCGACCCCGCGATATCGGTCAAGGCCGGAATGATTTACCTATCGGAGGAGCGAAAGCATCACGGCATCTTCGCCAAGATGTCGTTGCGCGACAATATCGGCATGGCCATTTACGACCAGACATCCGGCTTTAGCATCTCCGCGCGGAAGGAGAAGGCGGCCGTCGCCGACGTGATCGCCGCCTATGGCATCAAGACGTCGAGCTCGGCCAAGGAAATCCGTCATCTCTCTGGCGGCAACCAACAGAAAGCAATCATCGGACGTGCGATGGCGCGTCGCCCGAAGCTCATCATCTTCGATGAGCCCACCAAGGGCATCGATGTGCGGACCAAGACGGAAATATACCGCATCATGAAGACGCTAGCCGAAGACGGCATCGGTATCATCCTGATCTCTTCGGAAATGGCCGAGCTCCGTAAATGCGCGACACGCATTATTGCGATGCATTCAGGCGTGATCAGCGGTGAGTTCATCACGGCGACCACGGACAATGAAACCCTCGTCGGCGCCATCTTTGGTGCGAAAGGGCATAAGAATGTTGCGTAG
- a CDS encoding M24 family metallopeptidase encodes MSFLDRGRAESLLQEIGAEALALFQPENFSYATGAAAGMASMWRRGGSTIALVPADRGAPPVAIVGDLHGDMIRAVRPDLDLRTHPLWIDAVDVRAMERQSLGAAEIVQRGYEIAGLGAPRPTTFDTEAAFALLGEALRERGLVHGRVAADLDFLPAADFHRLATALPDYDWVDGSAVVKRLRAIKTPTEIGHLRKAAYLAEQGFKATLAAVSSGARRADLSAAWRAGIAEAVAIDGAPVTGAWDYISVGSDPWSLEGSVATGAVLKIDAGVLVAGYSSDTARSYSFGAPDPLATEIYAILREGFEAGLAAIRPGAALRDIYAATATSIHTAGLASYQRGHFGHGLGASIGSEEWPFIAADSDVIAEPGMMLAFETPFYGKGIGALIIEDQLLVTDDGIEVVTTLPRDFLDIS; translated from the coding sequence ATGTCCTTCCTCGACCGCGGCCGTGCCGAAAGCCTTCTTCAGGAGATCGGCGCCGAGGCTTTGGCGCTCTTCCAGCCGGAGAATTTCAGCTATGCGACGGGAGCGGCGGCGGGCATGGCCAGCATGTGGCGCCGCGGCGGTTCGACCATCGCCCTCGTGCCGGCCGATCGCGGCGCCCCGCCGGTGGCGATCGTCGGTGATCTCCATGGCGATATGATCCGGGCCGTGCGTCCCGACCTCGACCTGCGAACCCACCCGCTTTGGATCGATGCCGTCGACGTCCGCGCCATGGAGCGGCAGAGCCTCGGTGCGGCCGAGATCGTCCAGCGGGGCTATGAGATCGCGGGCTTGGGGGCGCCCCGGCCGACCACCTTCGACACCGAGGCGGCCTTCGCTCTCCTCGGCGAGGCGCTGCGCGAACGCGGCCTCGTCCACGGGCGTGTCGCCGCCGATCTCGATTTCCTGCCCGCGGCCGATTTCCACCGCCTCGCCACGGCCCTGCCGGATTATGACTGGGTCGACGGCTCGGCCGTCGTCAAGCGCCTGCGCGCCATCAAGACGCCGACCGAAATCGGCCATCTGCGCAAGGCGGCTTACCTCGCCGAGCAGGGTTTCAAGGCGACGCTTGCCGCGGTCTCCTCGGGTGCCCGCCGTGCCGATCTGTCGGCGGCCTGGCGGGCCGGCATCGCCGAGGCGGTCGCGATCGACGGCGCGCCGGTGACCGGAGCCTGGGATTATATCTCCGTCGGGTCCGATCCTTGGAGCCTCGAGGGTAGCGTGGCGACCGGGGCCGTCCTCAAGATCGACGCCGGCGTCCTGGTCGCGGGCTATTCGTCCGATACGGCGCGAAGCTATTCGTTCGGCGCGCCGGACCCGCTCGCCACGGAGATCTACGCCATTCTGCGGGAGGGGTTCGAGGCCGGCCTGGCGGCCATCCGCCCCGGCGCAGCGTTGCGGGACATCTACGCCGCGACGGCGACGTCGATCCACACGGCGGGTCTTGCCTCCTATCAGCGCGGCCATTTCGGCCATGGCCTCGGCGCCAGCATCGGCTCGGAGGAATGGCCCTTCATCGCCGCCGACAGCGACGTCATCGCCGAGCCCGGGATGATGCTCGCCTTCGAGACGCCCTTCTATGGGAAGGGCATCGGCGCGCTGATCATCGAAGACCAGCTTCTCGTCACCGATGACGGCATCGAGGTCGTGACGACGCTGCCGCGAGACTTCCTC
- a CDS encoding substrate-binding domain-containing protein → MKYAVRLAIAATLLVSTAAFAQNNEGTIKKDSYRFVIIPKVVHPWFDKVNNGAKQAAKAIEEQTGSKITIDYSAPQQADVVQQNQILESSIATHPDGIAIDLLDAAGNRASLEEAVGQNIPVTVFDSVAPADMNLTSIGNDFCEQAEIAAHRLVELLKEEGEVAIMMGVPSAPNHKIRADCHQKVFSQYPKIKVVATGIDNDDIEQAQKQAAAIMQAHPNLKGWVASDASGPIGIGQAIKEAGKTGQVTLVGMDDLPEMLQMIRDGVADSTSSTKPEMQGYWAVITMWQKATGAATPKYIDTGIAVLNKDNIPK, encoded by the coding sequence ATGAAGTATGCAGTGCGGCTTGCTATTGCCGCGACATTGCTTGTCTCGACCGCCGCCTTCGCTCAAAATAACGAGGGCACAATCAAGAAAGATAGCTACCGATTCGTTATCATTCCGAAGGTTGTTCATCCTTGGTTCGATAAAGTGAACAATGGAGCCAAGCAGGCCGCCAAGGCGATCGAGGAACAGACCGGATCAAAGATCACCATTGACTACAGCGCGCCTCAGCAGGCGGATGTTGTTCAGCAAAACCAGATCCTCGAGAGCTCGATTGCGACGCATCCTGATGGTATCGCCATCGATCTTCTCGACGCGGCCGGCAATCGCGCCTCGCTCGAAGAGGCCGTCGGCCAGAATATACCGGTCACCGTGTTCGATTCGGTCGCGCCGGCCGACATGAATCTCACGAGCATCGGCAATGATTTTTGCGAGCAGGCCGAGATCGCAGCCCACCGCCTCGTTGAACTTCTGAAGGAAGAAGGCGAGGTTGCGATCATGATGGGCGTGCCGAGCGCCCCCAACCACAAGATCCGAGCCGATTGCCACCAGAAGGTTTTTAGCCAGTATCCAAAGATTAAGGTCGTTGCGACGGGCATCGACAATGACGACATCGAGCAGGCGCAGAAGCAGGCGGCTGCCATCATGCAGGCTCATCCGAACCTGAAGGGCTGGGTTGCGTCCGATGCTTCCGGTCCGATCGGTATCGGCCAGGCGATCAAGGAAGCCGGCAAAACCGGTCAGGTGACGCTGGTCGGCATGGATGACCTGCCCGAGATGCTGCAGATGATCCGGGACGGCGTTGCCGACAGCACGTCGTCCACCAAACCCGAAATGCAGGGCTATTGGGCCGTGATCACGATGTGGCAGAAGGCGACTGGTGCCGCGACGCCGAAATATATCGACACCGGTATCGCCGTCTTGAACAAGGATAATATCCCCAAGTAG